The genomic segment AATCAGTCATTGTAATCAACTATCAGCCGTTTTccaaacatttttattattgatatcTTTCACATCCATGCAAATTAAGTAGTTTTGCTTGTTTTGATAATGAAATGTCCCCTTACATGTTTTATAATTGCTTTCATAACCATTTTTCCGTGTTATCTGGAGTTGTGACGCTTTTTCCTTTTGCGGTATTCTTGGATGAATAATTAGAATGATTTATCTTTAGAAATGCTTGATCTCGTCACATAACAATTCGATTCTGCAAAGTTTGTTTCCTTACATTTACAATTATATCGTGCAGTCTGGTGTAGGAGGACCGATGAGCTTGTTGATGGACCTAATGCTTCACATATTACTCCGTCTGCTTTAGATAGGTGGGAGGCGAGGCTAGAAGACCTTTTCAGAGGCCGTCCCTTTGATATGCTCGATGCTGCGTTATCTGACACTGTCGCTAAGTTTCCTATTGATATCCAGGTTTGTCATTTTTTATACCCGCAGACCCTAAAACTCGTATTGATTTTGGTCTTATTTATCCTGATTGTGTCAATTTTGATCGACAGCCATTCAAAGACATGATTGAAGGCATGAGGATGGATCTCAGGAAGTCCCGATACAAGAATTTCGACGAGTTATActtatattgttattatgttgCTGGAACAGTTGGATTGATGAGTGTTCCTGTCATGGGTATAGATCCTGAATCAAAGGCTACAACCGAGAGTGTCTACAATGCTGCCTTAGCATTAGGAATCGCAAATCAGCTGACTAACATACTTAGAGATGTTGGAGAAGAGTAAGTTCGATAACAATTGCTCTCGTTATTTCCTCAATCGTCATCATCCTAGACAAAATGTAACATAATTCACTAGTTAGTacgctttttgaattcgcgattcgcttaaaatgaccctaaaatagcccaaaaccgaccataattcgtaTTTTTGTTTCGCGATTTGCAAGGgcattagtgaatcatgtgacagtggACAAAACACATAGCATATGCTTTCATGAAGTAGATTTTACTCGTAAACTACTAATGTTTGTCGTGTTAATTGATGAGATATATAAACGTCCCTGATGGCTTAttgaatcatgtgcacttcttatctATGTGAAGTTGCGGATGATATTCGCTATCAAGGGTTAATCGGAaataatctctttgttatcactaagaagggtaaggttgcatacatccgACTGTCCCAAATCTCgcttaggtgggagccacttcaTTATACGTACACTAACTTCATCTTTACTTAAAATGcatgaaaatcaatttttatgCGACTGTCAGCGCCTTACTCTCGACATTCTTGGTTCAGTGCAAGGAGAGGCCGAGTATATTTGCCACAAGACGAATTGGCACAAGCAGGGCTTTCGGATGAAGATATATTCGCGGGAAAAGTTACCGATAAATGGAGGAACTTCATGAAAAAACAGATCAAACGAGCCAGGATGTTCTTCAATGAAGCAGAGAAAGGAGTCTCGGAACTTAGTGGAGCTAGCAGATGGCCGGTAAGCAATACAATAACTGTTACAGTCGATACATCAAATGTTTTAGTAAGCAATACCAGGCCGGGCCGCTAATTAAACTGATGTTAAATATGTCGATCAGGTGTGGGCGTCATTGCTTTTGTATCGACAGATACTGGACGAGATAGAAGCAAACGATTACAATAACTTCACAAAACGAGCTTACGTTAGCAAAGGCAAGAAACTGCTAGCGTTACCGATAGCGTACGCAAGATCCGTGGTTCCACCTCGATCAACTTCAAGCCTTGCAAAGGCGTAGACGGATCAAACGAGCTAGTAGTGGATTACATTGTAAAGTATGAGATGTGTATATACACTGAAAATACATAATATTCATATTGTTACCAAAATGGAAAATTCTTTAGAAGTGGTGTCAGGAAATTTTGACATATTTTTGTGAACAACCAACCAATATCAAGCTTGTAGGAGTTCATGTCAAAGGATAGAAAGGGCTTCAACAACATTTTTGGAAGGTGGGCATACGAAGAATGTTACTTAATAGTAGTATTTGTAAAGGAAAAGATGGAaaccttaatttttttgataCCCTAATTCAACAATATGCTctaaattaaaacaaagaacGACTTGCTCGTTCTGGGTCCGGATTTATAAGCATCAATGTCATCGGAATTATGATTTAATTTCATACTTTATGTTATTGAAATCAGTTCTATACATCTTATTTTTACGATATTTAAGGGATTAGTTTGATTTTAAATAGCTTTAGTTGTGTagattgaaaaattataaaaagtattgttatgaaaatatgtattgagacgaattaaataaaatcttatttgaatacAACACCGTTAGAAGTACATATTGTTGTTTGCAACCCATGGGTATGTACCACAAATTACCCTGATGGCCCCTAAGGGCTAAGACCTAAGGGTCACGCAACCAAGAGACTCTAACTGAGGCTAACTCGGATCCTCATCATTAGCACCAAATGAGTTTGGCCTCACGCTAGCTATTCTCTTTTTCCACAGGGTCTGGAACAAGACTACATATTTGCTCTAAGGTACTAGCCTGATGAGCATCTCTCTCTGCGTCTTCATTAACATGTACAACATCAAAAACAGTTCATCAACGTAGGCCCTATTTAGGCTCACATGTTTTCTATGGCCGGGTCAATATCCAATCCATTACACAAGCTATTCCCAGCCAACATCATTATCGGTACATCTCGCTCATAAAAAGTTATATTCAGAATATATAGAGAAAATGATGAAAGTAGATCATACCCTTATCATAGTCAATAAAGAGGTCGTAGTCAATGAGACTCTTGGCTCAATAAAGACttgcaaaagaaaacaaaggcaAGATAAGACAAGTAGCAAAACAAGACAAGAATCACGACTAAAGACATaaaccaaagaaatataaatagCGATTGTATAGGCACAAACAAAATAAGACATATATAACAACTAATGGTTTAGGACACCAATACGACATCAACTAATGGTTGTAGTCAATGCGACTCTCGGCTCGATAAAGACttgcaaaagaaaacaaaggcaAGACAAAACAAATAGCAAAACAAGACAAGAATCACGACTAAAGACATaaaccaaagaaatataaatagCGATCATAAAAGCACAAACACAAGACATATATAACAACTGATGGGTTAGGATACCAATACGACATCAACTAATGGTTGTAGTCTATGAGACTCTCAACTCGATAAAGACctgcaaaagaaaacaaagacaAGTCAAAACAAGTAGCAAAATAAGACAAGAATTACGACTAAAGACATaaatcaaagaaatataaatagCGATCATAAAGACACAAATAAAACAAGACATATATAACAACTAATGGTTTAGGACACCGATACGATATCAACTAATGGTTGTAATCAATAAGACTCCCGGCACAAGAAAGACttgcaaaagaaaacaaaggtaAGACAAGATAAGTagtaaaataagacaaaaattaTGACTAAAGACATAAacctaataaatataaatagcgATCATAAAGACACAAACAAAACAACACATATATTAACGACTAATGTTTTAGAATACCAATACGACATctccaattaattttattcGTAGTAGTCTTTACAAAAAATACAACTTACCGCGACTTCTCTTATTATCAACCATAATATTTTCCACCATTGTTGTCTTGTACTATTATACATGCCCAATATACCTGGTATTATTTCACACATTTTTGTCAAAACTGATGCAACCCGCTGTGTCTTTCTCGAAACCCGATTCGATTTTTAACCGTATTTTGATATCGACGACCGGGAAAAATTGGAGGGACAATTTATTGTGCAAAGTGTGACAATCTCCAAATCGCATTCATGGTTTTATTGCCACATATTCAAAATTCGTTAATTCTTTCAACAATGATGTTCGTTGATCCTTTTCAAAATCTAATTTCTGATTTCATTTTGAAAATCTAAAATTCTGATTTTATCGCAAAGTATTCctaaatttgataaaatttgAAGATGAATTCTTCTGGGAATTCTGAGTCTTCCTCAAAAAGGAATTCCAAGAAACCTAAATGTAAGTTCAATTGTAAAAGTCTCTCTTTAATTTCTCATAGATTCTTATAATTTAAAAGATTTGTTAAATGTATTCTGTTTGTAATTATAACTTCAATTATAGGATTATTGTAACAAATTTTTCCCGGACATTTAGAATTGGGAAATGCGGGTTGTTTCCTATtgcatttgatttggtttttacTTTTCGTTTCTGTGTCGTTTCTGTGATGCTCACAAACGACAATGATACACATTTGGATTCAACAATGGTGTTCTTGATTGatgatttatgttatttttatcataCTTGGTGCATGGATTTGTTTACACTTTATAGTAGAGCCATTCTTGGCCTCTTGGGCTTGATGCTTTCCAATGCTCTGTACTATCCCACTCTGGTGCATAGAATATTACAAATGGCCAGCAATAAAACAGGATTTGATATTTGGTTTTGAGTTGTTCCTTTTCATTTTGAGCACTAGTTTGTCAACATATCCAGGGACCGGattattataatgttatttTGGTGTAAATTTGGATTAATAAGACTATCTATCTATCTTTCTTTAAACATACATAAATTCATTTCGGTTTAATAAGAGAATAGTTTAaaatggtttgggcatgtgcaaagaTTGACTATTAGCAAACATGTATGGAATTTAGAAAGTTAGAACTTGGAGGATTTTAAAAGGGGCGAGGAAGACCAAAAATAAAGTTGTAGGCAGAGTGGAAAGAGATATGAAATATTTAGACTTACATGCTGAGACGGTAGATGATCAAAATGATTGGAGGAGAAGATTCCATATGGATGACTATTGAAAATGTCTATTAATTCATGTAGCCgaccccaatcttttgggaaTACTGTTTTTACATTGTTGGTGTATTCATTAAACATACATATTACACATATACAACATTTTTTTGATGAAATGACATACTACTGTTGTAATCTGCTTGGTTAATAAGGTTTTAGTGcactttttgtttctttttaatgGTGAAGGTTACACCTGAAATGATAGTATTTTTTAAGAATCTGTGCTATTTGTTGCAGATTCTAGGTTCACACAACAAGAGCTGCCCGCTTGCAAACCAATACTAACACCAGCATGGGTAAATCTTTACCAATTTTGGCTTTCTTTTATTGCTTTCCCACATGTAGAGACTAGAGATGTACAAGGATATTCTTGAGGTCAAATACATTTCATTAGGTTATCCAGTGCTCTTACAATTTTATGTTTATCATCAACTATAAGTTATTTTAAACACATGTTCTGTGTGTTTTTTGGACATTATTCAGTAATCTAATTGTAATTACTAAAAACAGGAATCTTATTTTCTTAAGAAGAAGTGATGCCTCTGTCTCAATTTAGTCGATTCGTCAGATTTTTCCACAATTTTAACTTCTAACATCacttaaaaaacttttaacatcATTGGTTGTACATCAATTAAAGTTAACAATTGATAACATACTGAATTTATACAGAGTTGAATCTAAGTATCTAACAACACCATAAGTTTATATATACTgaatttagtttatatataataaattcgaattaataatttatctaaTATAGATCAATTTAAGTCATAATGATTCAATTTCTTCTATttttaaaatggtaaattactaaatttaattaatttttagaataGTTTAAAATGACagattgattattttatttgccaCACAAGCTAACATCAACCAATAAAATTCTTCCATGTTGTCGAACTCCATGAAAATGTGcgtctttttattagattgtacgATACTGATTGATAATTCATGAAAGACCTCACCTCTAGGCTCTAGTATAACTTAGCGGTTGCTTCTAGTGCAATAATAAAGCACCCTACTGAAAATTGATGAATTTATTACTAGGCTTGTACACAACAAGACGCACACAAGAGAGTTGACTGCACACAAATTCGATGAGCTTCAATCCTAAAACCACTTAGTAATAGGAAGAATTGCCCATTATTCTTATATGTTAGATAACCTATCTTTTATTCATTGACATGGGATCACAtgggttattttccaacactCTCCCCTGACATGTGAGGCTATTGTTTCAATTGGACGGAAATGTCATTCTTTTATAACCTGCAAGTATTGAATGATAATTGATGAACGACATTACCTCTAGGCTCTAAAAACTTAGCGATTGCTCCTAGTGCATTGATAAGCACCCTGCTGAAATCATATCATGCATGATCGGGATAATCCAATTTTAGGCTACCACCGCCTACCAGTATAAAAAATGCCTTAGAACTCATGGTTTGCAGCTCCTACGCTATGAGAATTACTTATAAgtccataaaaaaattaaccaaTGTAAAAAGAGCATATTATCAATAATCTTATGAGCTTGAATAGTTTCTGTGCCTTCTTTCAATTTTGTGATTGTTTCCAACACAATTCTTTTGTTCAAATAATATTGATTGTTCATATGCCATAACATGTTACTTTCCAAGATTGTCAAAATCAAAGCTTTGCTTGTGTTCTGTGTAGccaattttaacttttatgcCTGTGCTttgtaaatatttcaaattaagcTTGCACATTTGAGTGAAATATTTGTCATAAGGCATCTTTGAACTTTTTGCAGCAGTGCCAATGGTATAAAAAGCTAGTAGCTAACTAATTTTTATGATGCACTAACTCAGTCTTAAACTTTTTGTCTTACAATTTACTAATTAGTTcttctcttaatttttctttgtttttttcagGTTATATCAATATTTGTTGCTGTCGGAATTCTCTTTATACCTGTTGGAATTCTTTCTTTGTCTGCATCAGAGCATGTAATTTGTTCAAACAATGTGGTTTATTGGATGAATCAGTTAAATTTTATTGGATGAATCTGCCAATGAGCTAATATGTTTCATAATCTTGTACTTGTTTCTATGGCACAGGTTGTGGAGGTTGTGAGGGAGTATGACACTGAATGTATTCCTCCTTCTCAGAGGAAT from the Amaranthus tricolor cultivar Red isolate AtriRed21 chromosome 12, ASM2621246v1, whole genome shotgun sequence genome contains:
- the LOC130828329 gene encoding phytoene synthase 2, chloroplastic; the protein is MPISLVYVSPTTKVYHGFVVSESLVGFSIYNKRSKRISKKQENWSLNVGKQQKIGGFSVLSSMVANPTGDLAVMSSEQRVYDVVLKQAALVNRKLRSREGLDLDVDVQPDIAVPGTLSLLGEAYDRCGEVCAEYAKTFYLGTQLMTPARRKAIWAIYVWCRRTDELVDGPNASHITPSALDRWEARLEDLFRGRPFDMLDAALSDTVAKFPIDIQPFKDMIEGMRMDLRKSRYKNFDELYLYCYYVAGTVGLMSVPVMGIDPESKATTESVYNAALALGIANQLTNILRDVGEDARRGRVYLPQDELAQAGLSDEDIFAGKVTDKWRNFMKKQIKRARMFFNEAEKGVSELSGASRWPVWASLLLYRQILDEIEANDYNNFTKRAYVSKGKKLLALPIAYARSVVPPRSTSSLAKA